TTTGCAGATTTTTAGTAGATGTCTACCGCGAATTAATGTAAACATGAATGCGGCAATTCAAGTCTTATTCGTATGTATAGACTACGTAGATATTAATTTGGTCACAATACATAAAAAATAATTTAGTGACTAGTAGAAGGTTAGTCTCAATAAATTTATAAATCATGTAAATATGTGACTATCCAACACTTTAATGTGTCTATATATCAGATTTGTATCAAGCCGTTATTTACTTCACTATGCAACTTAACTAAAGAGAGCTACATGAATTTTAAAATAATCCATGAGACCACGTATTCATTTAGCGACGAGGTTTTTCTAGAGCCCCACTATTTAAGATTCCGGCCTAAACAAACTCCTTTTATTGAGGTGACAAACTTTTCAATTGCCCTCAAGTCTACACCTGAAGGACATCGAGTGATCGAAGATGAAGAGCATAATGTCATAGATTTTTGTTGGTTTGAGAAACTCACAAACAGTTTTACGATCCATGCAGAAAGTAGTTTGCATACCAAAGAATATAATCCATTTGATTTTATTGTTCACCCTGACTCATTTAATAAGATACCTTTTAGTTATTCTGAACAGCAATCGCAAATACTCCACGCTTCTTTACAAACTAGCCTACTAGATCAAGAACTAATGGATTATGCCAACAGCATAATTGTAACTTCATATTTTAATACGGTGACATTTATTACCAATCTTACAATACAAATTCACAAAGATTTTGTTGTAGAATATCGAGAAGACGGTCCTCCTCTCACCCCTGAAAATACTTTTCAAATTAAAAAGGGGTCGTGCCGTGACTTGTCATGGATGCAGATTAATCTGTTGCGAAATCTGGGTATTGCTGCACGATTTGTTAGTGGTTATTTTTATTTTGAGACCGAAAAACCAGTCTATGAATTACATGCATGGGTAGAAGTGTTTATACCTGGTACAGGTTGGTTAGGTTTTGATCCTAGCCATGGAATTTTAACAGGTAACACCCATTTTCCTGTGGCTTCTAGTGCTATTCCAGAAAATACCATGCCTGTTTCAGGTGGCATACGTGGCAGTGCAACATCTCAACTCATGACTCATTTAAGAATAGAAAAACAATAATTTAAAGCAGATCCTTTTTTCTTTGCATCAGATGCTAATGGCAACGTAGAGTAATAATAAAACATGAACTGTAATTATCATCAACATTAGTGATAGTGTCATGCAATTGTTTTTTCCCAGGTTATCACTCTTGGTTTGTTCGGGATGTGACAATCAGCCTCTGAATGGGGCCGATTAATATTCTCATTAAAATCTATTGACACAGCACCACAGCCATAGAAATTAATTACTGCTAATTTTGTCAAACAAAAGCATTAAATATTTTTAATACTTCCCTTTCATAATGAGTAGTTTTTCGGATTTTAGGCTGTTGAAAATCAACCCCGCGATAGCTGTAGACTCGGCTTTAGGTTTGGTAATACCATCCTCTGCTCGGTAATTTTCTTCAGTTCTCTTTTCCATGGTCCATATCATTTTATCATTTGAATTAAGAAAAAGACTGCTTTCTGTGGATACAATATATGACTCATCGAAGTATGCTGGTTCACGAACTGTTTTCCAAGTTACAAGATAATAATTATGATAACTAGGGTAATTTAATCTCTGGACATTTCTTACCAAAGAGTTACCGCCAGGGACGTAGGTCGATATATTATCCACCGATTTAGTTCGAACAATAAGTATGCCGTCAAAGCCTTTTTCACTGAACATTTTTTCCATGCTTTTATGCTCGTATTTAACGCCAGGGGTTAAAAACCTTAAACTAGGTACCGCTTCAACACCTGAATTTTCACTGATTTTCTTTGCTATTTTTTCTTCAAACTCTTTTCTACTAGATAAGTTTTTGAACACACCAATGACTACAATCTTTTTCAACGGACCTCCGTTGTATTCGTGATCAGTCCAAGTCGCTACACTTTTTGTTGTACTGCAGGAGGAAATTGCTAACAGCATCAAAATGCTAACGCAGAAACGCGCTGTGTATTTGTAGAATATTATTAATTTATTCATTTTTACCTGCTATATGTTCTTAAGGTTTACGAATCTTACATACAAGATTAGAGATTTAGTACAGCACAAGATATTAGACGCGGTGATATCTTGAGTTTTTTAACTGACTAACTATTGATATCAGTGCTAGCCATTTTTTCAAGTGCACGTTTGTAGCGCATTTTCACCGTACTTAGATTCTGACCAACGATCTCTGCAATTTCATTAAATTTTAAATCACTGACTATCCTAAAAACGACTATCGAACGCTCTTCAATACTCAGTTTGGCTAACGCAATATTTATTAGTTCCTTTTC
The sequence above is a segment of the Paraglaciecola sp. L3A3 genome. Coding sequences within it:
- a CDS encoding transglutaminase family protein, which gives rise to MNFKIIHETTYSFSDEVFLEPHYLRFRPKQTPFIEVTNFSIALKSTPEGHRVIEDEEHNVIDFCWFEKLTNSFTIHAESSLHTKEYNPFDFIVHPDSFNKIPFSYSEQQSQILHASLQTSLLDQELMDYANSIIVTSYFNTVTFITNLTIQIHKDFVVEYREDGPPLTPENTFQIKKGSCRDLSWMQINLLRNLGIAARFVSGYFYFETEKPVYELHAWVEVFIPGTGWLGFDPSHGILTGNTHFPVASSAIPENTMPVSGGIRGSATSQLMTHLRIEKQ